The region CACGGGCCAGCGGACGCATGAATGTCCCGACGCGGCAGGACAGGCGAGGGCCTCGCTGGCGTCGAGGGTGCTGGCGCGCCGCCAGGGCTTCCCCGTGCACCGGCGGCTTCTGCACGATGCCCCCGGTCAACCGTCGCGCCCATGACGTCCACGACAGGCACGTCCCGACGCCGCGCGAGGCGGCGCTGCCTGATGCTGAGCCTCTGCCGTCTGCGGGGAGGCAGGCTACCGGGGCCTGCAGACAGAGACGAGCGCTTCATGCCTGACCTTTTTTCAGGGTCGCGCTGCGGGACCACGACCGCGCGGGGAACTTCGCCCGAAGGCCGCGCTGACCTGGCGCGCACGCCGGGCATCGTCGCCGTGCAGATAGGTCGACGTCGTGGCAATGGATGCATGGCGCAGGTTGTCGCGCACCGCGACCAGTTCGACGCCATGCTCCAGCGCGTGGGTCGCGTGGGTGTGTCTCCTATGTCTCCGAAGACATAGGAGGCACTATGTGCCGTTCCGGACTATGTCTTGCAACTGAGAGTTGGCCCTGTTTTTCAGCAGTTGCGCGAAGCGAAGTAGAGATAGTCTTGATTCCTTTCACAGCCCCCGGCGTCCGGGAAGGAGTCCATCATGAGATACGTCGTTTGTAACCGGGTCGGTCTTTCGCGCCCTCCTGAAGGTCCGCTTGCATCCTACATTGTTTCATTCGCGAACTCTATGGAGTCCAAAGGATAAAGCGTGCAGTCACTCCGGCATCAGGTGCGCATTGTTGCCGGCTTTAGCCAGTGGCTCGCACGATCAAGAGTGGAATTGCATCGCGTATGCTCCGAACACGCGTCGCAGTATTTGCGATATCGAGCTCGACGTGTGCGGGCTGGCCGGGGGGACAGCGCTGCACTTCGACATCTCCTCGAGTTTCTGCACCACAGTGGCGTCGTTCGTGCTCAACGCACAGCCACGCGCCGCAGGACGGCGGCTGAACTCTATGCCCAGGCGTACGGACAGTACTTACGCGAGGTGCGTGGTCTGGCCGAAACAACGATTGCGTATTACTCGACGTTCGCCACAGATTTCCTGCAAGACTGCTTCGGCGACGGGCGAGTCAATCTGTCACGTCTGCGTGCGAGCGATGTCATTAGATTTGTACAGCGTAAGGCCCAACGTCTGCATTTGAAGCGTGCGAAGCTCATGACCACCGCTTTGCGATCCTTTCTACGCTACGCACGCTATCGTGGCGACATGGTGCCGGATCTTGCCGATTTCGTTCCGGTCGTTGCCAACTGGTCGATGCCGTCAATCCCTCGGGCGATTGCTCCAGATCAGATACGGCAACTGCTGTCCAGTATCGATCGCCGAACCGGAATGGGCCTTCGCGACTACGCGATCCTGCTGCTGCTCGCACGGTTGGGGCTACGCTCTGGGGAAGTAGTGTCGCTTGAACTTACGGATATCGACTGGAGCGCGGCACGTTTGACTGTGCGAGGTAAATGCGGCCTGCGCAACGAGTTACCTTTGCACGCCGACGTCGGCAAGGCGATCGCTGCATATTTGCGGTACGGCCGACCGCATAGTTCCTGCCGCCGGGTATTCTTGCGCACGAAGGCGCCTATCACCGGCTTTCGCGGAGCATGTGGCGTCGGTTCTATTGTTCGGCACGCGCTCCAGCGCGCTGGCATCGACGCCCCAACTACGGGAGCACATCAGTTTCGCCACGGACTGGCTGCCGACATGCTGCGCCATGGCGCATCGCTGAGCGAGATTGGGGAGATCTTAGGGCATCGTGATCCACAGACGACTATGATCTATACAAAGATCGACATCGAGGCACTGCGGACGCTGGCTGTACCGTGGCCGGGAGGTGCGCAATGAACACGCTTCGGCAAGCCGTCCACGACTATTTGAACCT is a window of Paraburkholderia phytofirmans OLGA172 DNA encoding:
- a CDS encoding site-specific integrase encodes the protein MVPDLADFVPVVANWSMPSIPRAIAPDQIRQLLSSIDRRTGMGLRDYAILLLLARLGLRSGEVVSLELTDIDWSAARLTVRGKCGLRNELPLHADVGKAIAAYLRYGRPHSSCRRVFLRTKAPITGFRGACGVGSIVRHALQRAGIDAPTTGAHQFRHGLAADMLRHGASLSEIGEILGHRDPQTTMIYTKIDIEALRTLAVPWPGGAQ